The proteins below come from a single Pleuronectes platessa chromosome 1, fPlePla1.1, whole genome shotgun sequence genomic window:
- the LOC128439313 gene encoding putative nuclease HARBI1 isoform X2: MACPFIEEPVDVEAQILRRHLHRERIIRPRLDVLSFPDEYLFERFRFSASSIIYINDILSPHIAHMTHRGHALSSEQILCIALRFFANGSFLYNVGDAEHVSKATVCRAVRNVTLALKRLLCTFVVFPSHRPTRLLKEEFHRIAGFPGVIGCIDGTHIPIIAPSINEGDYVNRKSVHSINVQIICDGAHMINNVEAKWPGSVHDSRMFRESTLSARFAGEFDGYLLGDRGYPCQRYLLTPYPDPEPGPQRHYNLAHCRTRARVEMTIGILKARFQCLRRLRVTPERACDIIVACVVLHNIATIRGEQCPTLSPCDPGINHTPPADTRDGRAVRDMICVNHF, encoded by the exons ATGGCGTGTCCTTTTATTGAAGAGCCAGTTGATGTCGAGGCGCAGATACTCCGCAGACATCTCCACCGGGAGAGGATTATTAGACCCCGATTGGATGTTTTATCATTCCCTGATGAGTATCTGTTTGAGCGTTTCCGTTTCTCTGCATcatctataatttatataaacgaTATTCTCAGCCCTCACATCGCTCACATGACGCATCGTGGACATGCTCTCAGTTCCGAGCAAATTCTTTGTATTGCACTTCGTTTTTTTGCCAACGGCAGTTTTTTGTATAACGTCGGTGATGCAGAGCATGTGTCCAAGGCAACTGTCTGTCGGGCTGTCCGAAATGTGACACTTGCACTGAAACGGCTACTATGCACGTTTGTAGTGTTCCCAAGTCACAGACCCACCAGACTTCTCAAAGAAGAGTTCCACAGAATTGCAG ggTTTCCAGGTGTGATTGGCTGCATAGATGGCACTCACATTCCTATCATCGCTCCTTCAATAAATGAAGGAGATTACGTGAATaggaaatctgtccacagcATTAATGTGCAG ATCATATGTGATGGAGCCCACATGATTAACAATGTGGAAGCGAAGTGGCCTGGGTCTGTGCATGACTCACGAATGTTTCGTGAGTCGACACTGAGTGCCAGATTTGCCGGTg AGTTCGATGGTTACCTACTCGGAGACAGAGGGTACCCCTGCCAGCGCTATCTGCTGACCCCTTACCCTGACCCTGAGCCTGGCCCACAGCGACACTACAACTTGGCTCACTGCAGGACACGAGCCAGAGTGGAGATGACCATCGGGATACTCAAGGCCCGGTTCCAGTGCCTTCGTAGGCTCAGGGTCACCCCAGAGAGAGCTTGTGACATTATAGTGGCATGTGTGGTTCTCCACAACATTGCCACTATTAGAGGAGAACAATGTCCTACTCTTTCCCCCTGTGATCCAGGTATTAATCATACCCCCCCTGCTGATACACGAGATGGAAGAGCTGTTAGAGACATGATATGTGTCAATCATTTCTAA
- the LOC128439339 gene encoding uncharacterized protein LOC128439339 isoform X3 → MIHHGNKWCNPTGTKRTWQQLKMKYKNVVQTANRKKAEARKTGGGPPPPPLTEAEKMALSQNSGRPIAEGISGGSSSDPPTPQVTGAYIRVTDGVICLVEPSAITDLHAVEDDEETLSAATEREDAERPAESHAGNYNGEEGPSTSTAQLTSLPVKQLYKVYLESQINKSHLEMEHIRLQITKTEKEIQLLDHQLKVGDVPTGGCFLIVSTTKD, encoded by the exons ATGattcaccatggcaacaagtG GTGCAACCCAACAGGCACCAAACGGACTTGGCAGCAGctaaagatgaaatataaaaatgtagttCAAACAG CCAACAGAAAAAAGGCTGAGGCCCGCAAAACAGGTGgcggtccaccaccaccacctctcacagaggctgaaaagatggCCCTCAGTCAGAACAGTGGACGACCCATTGCTGAGGGCATCTCTGGGGGGAGTTCATCGGACCCACCCACGCCCCAGGTCACAGGGGCCTACATAAGAG TTACTGATGGTGTAATCTGTCTCGTTGAGCCTTCTGCCATAACAGACCTCCATGCTGTT gaggatgatgaagaaaccttatcagctgccacagagagggaagatgcagagaggcctgctgaa aGCCATGCTGGAAATTACAATGGGGAAGAAGGTCCATCAACctccacagcacagcttaccTCA CTCcctgtgaaacaactttacaaggtatatttagaatctcaaataaacaaatcacaccTAGAAATGGAGCACATAAGGCTGCAGATcaccaaaacagaaaaggaaatacaacTGCTGGACCATCAGTTAAAGGTGGGTGACGTGCCCACAGgtggatgttttttaattgtttcaacaACAAAGGATTAA
- the LOC128439339 gene encoding uncharacterized protein LOC128439339 isoform X2, translating to MATSGKQPRSSYFSPVELEILMTAYAESEHIFLKRSNTVAAAKARDLAWQEIADRVNACNPTGTKRTWQQLKMKYKNVVQTANRKKAEARKTGGGPPPPPLTEAEKMALSQNSGRPIAEGISGGSSSDPPTPQVTGAYIRVTDGVICLVEPSAITDLHAVEDDEETLSAATEREDAERPAESHAGNYNGEEGPSTSTAQLTSLPVKQLYKVYLESQINKSHLEMEHIRLQITKTEKEIQLLDHQLKEIKKTS from the exons atggcaacaagtGGTAAACAGCCTCGATCCTCCTACTTCTCCCCAGTGGAGTTGGAAATATTAATGACTGCGTATGCAGAAAGTgagcatatatttttaaaaagaagcaatactgtggcagcagcaaaagCGCGGGATCTTGCGTGGCAGGAAATTGCTGACCGAGTCAATGC GTGCAACCCAACAGGCACCAAACGGACTTGGCAGCAGctaaagatgaaatataaaaatgtagttCAAACAG CCAACAGAAAAAAGGCTGAGGCCCGCAAAACAGGTGgcggtccaccaccaccacctctcacagaggctgaaaagatggCCCTCAGTCAGAACAGTGGACGACCCATTGCTGAGGGCATCTCTGGGGGGAGTTCATCGGACCCACCCACGCCCCAGGTCACAGGGGCCTACATAAGAG TTACTGATGGTGTAATCTGTCTCGTTGAGCCTTCTGCCATAACAGACCTCCATGCTGTT gaggatgatgaagaaaccttatcagctgccacagagagggaagatgcagagaggcctgctgaa aGCCATGCTGGAAATTACAATGGGGAAGAAGGTCCATCAACctccacagcacagcttaccTCA CTCcctgtgaaacaactttacaaggtatatttagaatctcaaataaacaaatcacaccTAGAAATGGAGCACATAAGGCTGCAGATcaccaaaacagaaaaggaaatacaacTGCTGGACCATCAGTTAAAG GAAATAAAGAAGACCTCATAA
- the LOC128439313 gene encoding putative nuclease HARBI1 isoform X1 gives MACPFIEEPVDVEAQILRRHLHRERIIRPRLDVLSFPDEYLFERFRFSASSIIYINDILSPHIAHMTHRGHALSSEQILCIALRFFANGSFLYNVGDAEHVSKATVCRAVRNVTLALKRLLCTFVVFPSHRPTRLLKEEFHRIAGFPGVIGCIDGTHIPIIAPSINEGDYVNRKSVHSINVQIICDGAHMINNVEAKWPGSVHDSRMFRESTLSARFAGVEFDGYLLGDRGYPCQRYLLTPYPDPEPGPQRHYNLAHCRTRARVEMTIGILKARFQCLRRLRVTPERACDIIVACVVLHNIATIRGEQCPTLSPCDPGINHTPPADTRDGRAVRDMICVNHF, from the exons ATGGCGTGTCCTTTTATTGAAGAGCCAGTTGATGTCGAGGCGCAGATACTCCGCAGACATCTCCACCGGGAGAGGATTATTAGACCCCGATTGGATGTTTTATCATTCCCTGATGAGTATCTGTTTGAGCGTTTCCGTTTCTCTGCATcatctataatttatataaacgaTATTCTCAGCCCTCACATCGCTCACATGACGCATCGTGGACATGCTCTCAGTTCCGAGCAAATTCTTTGTATTGCACTTCGTTTTTTTGCCAACGGCAGTTTTTTGTATAACGTCGGTGATGCAGAGCATGTGTCCAAGGCAACTGTCTGTCGGGCTGTCCGAAATGTGACACTTGCACTGAAACGGCTACTATGCACGTTTGTAGTGTTCCCAAGTCACAGACCCACCAGACTTCTCAAAGAAGAGTTCCACAGAATTGCAG ggTTTCCAGGTGTGATTGGCTGCATAGATGGCACTCACATTCCTATCATCGCTCCTTCAATAAATGAAGGAGATTACGTGAATaggaaatctgtccacagcATTAATGTGCAG ATCATATGTGATGGAGCCCACATGATTAACAATGTGGAAGCGAAGTGGCCTGGGTCTGTGCATGACTCACGAATGTTTCGTGAGTCGACACTGAGTGCCAGATTTGCCGGTg TAGAGTTCGATGGTTACCTACTCGGAGACAGAGGGTACCCCTGCCAGCGCTATCTGCTGACCCCTTACCCTGACCCTGAGCCTGGCCCACAGCGACACTACAACTTGGCTCACTGCAGGACACGAGCCAGAGTGGAGATGACCATCGGGATACTCAAGGCCCGGTTCCAGTGCCTTCGTAGGCTCAGGGTCACCCCAGAGAGAGCTTGTGACATTATAGTGGCATGTGTGGTTCTCCACAACATTGCCACTATTAGAGGAGAACAATGTCCTACTCTTTCCCCCTGTGATCCAGGTATTAATCATACCCCCCCTGCTGATACACGAGATGGAAGAGCTGTTAGAGACATGATATGTGTCAATCATTTCTAA
- the LOC128439339 gene encoding uncharacterized protein LOC128439339 isoform X1, which translates to MATSGKQPRSSYFSPVELEILMTAYAESEHIFLKRSNTVAAAKARDLAWQEIADRVNACNPTGTKRTWQQLKMKYKNVVQTANRKKAEARKTGGGPPPPPLTEAEKMALSQNSGRPIAEGISGGSSSDPPTPQVTGAYIRVTDGVICLVEPSAITDLHAVEDDEETLSAATEREDAERPAESHAGNYNGEEGPSTSTAQLTSLPVKQLYKVYLESQINKSHLEMEHIRLQITKTEKEIQLLDHQLKVGDVPTGGCFLIVSTTKD; encoded by the exons atggcaacaagtGGTAAACAGCCTCGATCCTCCTACTTCTCCCCAGTGGAGTTGGAAATATTAATGACTGCGTATGCAGAAAGTgagcatatatttttaaaaagaagcaatactgtggcagcagcaaaagCGCGGGATCTTGCGTGGCAGGAAATTGCTGACCGAGTCAATGC GTGCAACCCAACAGGCACCAAACGGACTTGGCAGCAGctaaagatgaaatataaaaatgtagttCAAACAG CCAACAGAAAAAAGGCTGAGGCCCGCAAAACAGGTGgcggtccaccaccaccacctctcacagaggctgaaaagatggCCCTCAGTCAGAACAGTGGACGACCCATTGCTGAGGGCATCTCTGGGGGGAGTTCATCGGACCCACCCACGCCCCAGGTCACAGGGGCCTACATAAGAG TTACTGATGGTGTAATCTGTCTCGTTGAGCCTTCTGCCATAACAGACCTCCATGCTGTT gaggatgatgaagaaaccttatcagctgccacagagagggaagatgcagagaggcctgctgaa aGCCATGCTGGAAATTACAATGGGGAAGAAGGTCCATCAACctccacagcacagcttaccTCA CTCcctgtgaaacaactttacaaggtatatttagaatctcaaataaacaaatcacaccTAGAAATGGAGCACATAAGGCTGCAGATcaccaaaacagaaaaggaaatacaacTGCTGGACCATCAGTTAAAGGTGGGTGACGTGCCCACAGgtggatgttttttaattgtttcaacaACAAAGGATTAA